A region of Streptomyces halobius DNA encodes the following proteins:
- a CDS encoding ABC transporter ATP-binding protein: protein MSAPVTNTDGSPERLLLLREIFGGRRLQLAGVLVLSLAATAATLVLPWTVGKLLEAIQKDDGLTTWTWLMVAVGLGSAAASAVATYLLSRMGHQLIGRLRVRSMRHSIGLGLHAARQEGTGNLATRLTADASAVKSIVDIAPIQLPMSLVTLVGTMVIMGVLDWVLLLITLGAFLVALAVVAVVVVALRRKYVAIQDQVGSLTEHFVATMEALTVIKAHRAERIVSAELANRAERVARFEVGASALEALMVPIINLGQQIALVAVILGGGARITSGDLELGTFVAFLLYLFQLTAPLMMAISATSTIQMGLAARKRFEGLFALPSEELSAGQAPGGSQAPGDSRAPVAGAPAVRFEKVDFAYGEEPVLRQVDLTVPATGLTAMVGLSGSGKSTVLGLVERFMVPRQGRIEVFGRGADQWSLAELRGRLAYVDQGATLLRDTVRNNLTLGQEQPASDEVLLRALRDVGLEAEITRLPEGLDTVLGGTHDLSGGQRQRLALARASLSDAPLVLLDEPSSQLDSINELRLRKLVDDISRDRAVLVVAHRISTVLHADHVIVMDGGQVTAQGRHEDLMRTSPMYAELVRGQALGTSGNGTFENTTAVLTGGNR from the coding sequence ATGAGCGCGCCGGTCACGAACACGGACGGGTCCCCCGAGCGGCTGCTCCTGCTGCGCGAGATCTTCGGCGGCCGACGCCTCCAACTGGCGGGCGTCCTGGTGCTGTCCCTGGCCGCCACGGCGGCGACGCTGGTGCTGCCGTGGACGGTCGGCAAGCTGCTGGAGGCGATCCAGAAGGACGACGGCCTCACCACGTGGACGTGGCTGATGGTCGCGGTCGGCCTCGGCTCCGCCGCCGCCAGCGCCGTGGCCACCTATCTGCTCTCCCGCATGGGCCACCAGCTGATCGGGCGGCTGCGGGTCCGCAGCATGCGCCACTCCATCGGCCTGGGGCTGCACGCCGCCCGCCAGGAGGGCACCGGAAACCTCGCGACGCGGCTCACCGCCGACGCCTCCGCGGTCAAGAGCATCGTCGACATCGCCCCGATCCAGCTCCCGATGTCGCTGGTCACCCTGGTCGGCACCATGGTGATCATGGGCGTGCTGGACTGGGTGCTGCTCCTGATCACGCTCGGGGCCTTCCTCGTGGCGCTGGCCGTGGTCGCCGTCGTCGTGGTCGCCCTGCGCCGCAAGTACGTGGCGATCCAGGACCAGGTCGGCTCGCTCACCGAGCACTTCGTCGCGACGATGGAGGCGCTGACGGTGATCAAGGCGCACCGTGCGGAGCGCATCGTGTCGGCCGAGCTGGCCAACCGCGCCGAGCGGGTCGCCCGGTTCGAGGTCGGCGCGTCCGCGTTGGAAGCCCTGATGGTGCCCATCATCAACCTGGGCCAGCAGATCGCCCTGGTGGCGGTCATCCTGGGCGGCGGCGCCCGGATCACCAGCGGTGACCTGGAACTGGGCACGTTCGTGGCGTTCCTGCTCTACCTCTTCCAGCTGACCGCGCCCCTGATGATGGCGATATCGGCGACCAGCACGATCCAGATGGGCCTGGCGGCCCGTAAGCGCTTCGAGGGCCTGTTCGCCCTCCCGTCCGAGGAGCTTTCCGCCGGGCAGGCGCCCGGCGGCTCCCAGGCCCCCGGCGACTCCCGGGCGCCGGTGGCCGGCGCCCCCGCCGTACGCTTCGAGAAGGTCGACTTCGCCTACGGCGAGGAGCCCGTCCTGCGGCAGGTCGATCTGACCGTCCCCGCCACCGGGCTGACCGCCATGGTCGGGCTCTCCGGCTCCGGCAAGTCCACCGTCCTCGGCCTGGTCGAGCGGTTCATGGTCCCGCGGCAGGGGCGCATCGAGGTGTTCGGCCGCGGCGCGGACCAGTGGTCCCTGGCCGAACTGCGCGGGAGGCTCGCCTACGTCGACCAGGGCGCCACCCTGCTGCGCGACACCGTGCGCAACAACCTCACGCTCGGCCAGGAGCAGCCGGCATCCGACGAGGTCCTGCTGCGTGCGCTGCGGGACGTCGGCCTGGAAGCGGAGATCACCCGGCTGCCGGAGGGGCTGGACACGGTCCTGGGCGGTACCCACGACCTGTCCGGTGGCCAGCGGCAGCGGCTGGCGCTGGCCCGGGCGAGCCTGTCGGACGCGCCGCTGGTCCTGCTCGACGAACCGTCCTCGCAACTGGACAGCATCAACGAACTGCGGCTGCGCAAGCTCGTCGACGACATCAGCCGGGACCGGGCCGTGCTCGTGGTCGCCCACCGCATCTCCACCGTGCTCCACGCCGACCACGTGATCGTGATGGACGGCGGGCAGGTGACCGCCCAGGGCCGGCACGAGGACCTGATGCGCACGAGTCCCATGTACGCGGAGCTGGTCCGCGGACAGGCCCTGGGGACTTCCGGCAACGGGACTTTCGAGAACACGACCGCAGTCCTGACTGGAGGCAACCGATGA
- a CDS encoding methyltransferase has translation MTGTDTRSSAGAGRRHAARTRPSYTVVTATHLGALTMDDLARVEHLAELADLVRPAAIRTAATLGVADHIAAGVHDTTGLARRCETRADVLDSLLRYLASLELLDRDGNGGYVLRDAAAPLLSDHPLSLREALRLDGVTGRSDTALLGLVHTVRTGEPAHVGLFGRGYWDSLNEDATHVEAIERAGLGQLVFDAELIRDAYDWSAVRSVVDVGGNTGAILTSLLRPHPHLRGTLVDLPSVARVAAGNIAGAGLEDRCEVAPGSFFDPLPAGRDVYLLSAILGDWDDEQAVRILRRCAEAAGETGKVLLADVNLEMVMRGERAARMELLLRAMMPTPVRTVEELRRLGHEAGLRVTWEGPVTPVRSLIEFSVQESRA, from the coding sequence GTGACCGGAACTGACACCCGGTCATCCGCCGGTGCGGGCCGCCGCCACGCGGCCCGCACCCGGCCCTCGTACACCGTCGTCACCGCAACACACCTGGGGGCACTGACCATGGACGACCTCGCTCGCGTCGAGCACCTCGCGGAGCTGGCCGACCTCGTGCGACCGGCCGCGATCCGTACGGCGGCGACGCTCGGCGTGGCCGACCACATCGCCGCCGGGGTGCACGACACCACGGGCCTGGCACGGCGGTGCGAAACCCGCGCCGACGTGCTCGACAGCCTGCTGCGCTATCTGGCCTCGCTCGAGCTGCTGGACCGCGACGGGAACGGCGGGTACGTGCTGCGGGACGCGGCAGCGCCGTTGCTGTCGGATCACCCGCTCTCCCTGCGCGAGGCCCTGCGCCTGGACGGCGTGACCGGCAGATCGGACACGGCGCTGCTGGGCCTGGTCCACACGGTCCGGACCGGCGAGCCCGCGCACGTGGGCCTGTTCGGCCGCGGCTACTGGGACAGCCTCAACGAGGACGCCACCCACGTCGAGGCCATAGAGCGCGCCGGTCTGGGGCAGCTGGTGTTCGACGCGGAACTCATCCGCGACGCCTACGACTGGTCGGCCGTGCGCAGCGTCGTGGACGTGGGCGGCAACACCGGCGCGATCCTGACCAGCCTGCTGCGGCCCCACCCGCATCTGCGGGGCACGCTCGTCGATCTGCCCAGCGTGGCGCGGGTGGCCGCCGGGAACATCGCCGGCGCCGGTCTGGAAGACCGGTGCGAGGTGGCGCCCGGCAGCTTCTTCGACCCGCTGCCCGCGGGCCGGGACGTCTATCTGCTCTCCGCGATCCTGGGTGACTGGGACGACGAGCAGGCGGTGCGGATTCTGCGCCGCTGCGCCGAGGCCGCGGGCGAGACCGGAAAGGTCCTGCTGGCCGACGTCAACCTGGAGATGGTCATGCGGGGCGAGCGGGCGGCCCGGATGGAGCTGCTGCTGCGCGCCATGATGCCCACGCCGGTACGAACCGTCGAGGAGCTGAGGAGACTCGGGCACGAGGCGGGCCTGCGCGTGACATGGGAGGGGCCGGTGACCCCGGTCAGGTCGTTGATCGAGTTCTCGGTCCAGGAGTCCCGGGCATGA
- a CDS encoding LxmA leader domain family RiPP, with amino-acid sequence MKTTAIMELVAGYEAYADSDELQIDANADAPASTPVCGAATVSWAASMFSAKTVRDGC; translated from the coding sequence ATGAAGACCACCGCAATCATGGAACTCGTCGCGGGCTACGAGGCATACGCCGACTCCGACGAGCTGCAGATCGACGCGAACGCCGACGCTCCCGCGAGCACCCCGGTCTGCGGGGCCGCGACCGTTTCGTGGGCGGCCAGCATGTTCTCGGCCAAGACCGTCAGGGACGGCTGCTGA
- a CDS encoding LxmA leader domain family RiPP — MENKSTVITDLVAGYSTYTEAGELNVSAAAGAPATTYICASVAISRTSSVKCSAAVSAASGATYEWTC, encoded by the coding sequence ATGGAAAACAAGAGCACCGTCATCACCGACCTCGTCGCCGGATACAGCACTTACACCGAGGCCGGCGAGCTGAACGTCAGCGCCGCCGCGGGCGCCCCGGCCACCACCTACATCTGCGCCTCGGTGGCCATCTCCCGCACCAGCTCGGTCAAGTGCAGCGCCGCCGTCAGCGCCGCCAGCGGTGCCACCTACGAGTGGACCTGCTGA
- a CDS encoding T3SS effector HopA1 family protein codes for MSDIPVAPALLEAAAVHVAPDRSWATVGERRIEAETPRELRRLLSDALYHELHAGLSLENGSLPFRLRDAAFEAELAKGVPHRRTTARGLVRETGRNAHVVDLGGVRVRVPADRVHADGTVSTGSVVDVVNTSMRPGLSPGFFLVEGERPHRSADLLRVYLHITEWTAARTVWQTALEHLEARQCTYRAKVVSSKLLYPRRDALVVYLDERDAHAARGLAEAVGDLPGLGTETSVFTRRLRPGVAMAWEPRDTSPGMGSLSFGQHRASVLAKALVETADRPGSFAEVLHDRLVEANIDPADPSRNADSPDPDRTPHTTDQSPS; via the coding sequence ATGAGTGACATTCCCGTTGCCCCCGCGCTGCTCGAGGCCGCCGCCGTCCACGTAGCCCCGGACCGCTCCTGGGCGACCGTGGGGGAGCGGCGGATCGAGGCGGAGACGCCCAGGGAGTTGCGGCGGCTGCTGTCCGACGCGCTCTACCACGAGCTGCACGCCGGGCTGTCCCTGGAGAACGGATCGCTCCCCTTCCGGCTGCGCGACGCCGCGTTCGAAGCGGAGCTCGCCAAGGGCGTGCCGCACCGGAGGACGACCGCGCGCGGCCTGGTACGGGAGACCGGCCGGAACGCCCACGTGGTCGACCTCGGCGGGGTGCGCGTACGGGTACCGGCCGACCGGGTCCACGCCGACGGCACGGTCTCCACCGGCAGCGTCGTCGACGTGGTCAACACCTCCATGCGGCCCGGCCTTTCACCGGGATTCTTCCTGGTCGAGGGGGAGCGGCCGCACCGATCCGCCGACCTGCTGCGCGTCTACCTCCACATCACGGAGTGGACCGCAGCGCGCACGGTGTGGCAGACGGCGCTGGAGCATCTGGAGGCGCGCCAGTGCACCTACCGGGCGAAGGTGGTCTCCAGCAAGCTCCTCTACCCGCGGCGCGACGCCCTGGTCGTCTACCTGGACGAGCGGGACGCCCACGCCGCGCGGGGGCTCGCCGAAGCCGTCGGTGACCTGCCCGGCCTCGGCACGGAGACCTCGGTCTTCACCCGCCGGCTCCGTCCCGGGGTGGCCATGGCGTGGGAACCGCGTGACACCTCGCCCGGCATGGGCAGCCTGAGCTTCGGCCAGCACCGGGCCAGCGTGCTGGCGAAGGCCCTGGTGGAGACGGCCGACAGGCCCGGCTCGTTCGCCGAGGTCCTCCACGACCGCCTGGTCGAGGCCAACATCGACCCGGCCGACCCGTCGCGGAACGCGGACTCCCCCGACCCGGACCGCACCCCCCACACAACCGATCAGTCCCCGAGCTGA
- the lxmK gene encoding class V lanthionine synthetase subunit LxmK: MDLDAFPEVDALLNRLGFGAFDRTSVSAPVGRNHAWSGRTASGRRVFVKHLVGAEPDIRARMRRMLAFEHFVGTVSELTGHVPALLGHDEDAGLVAFEHIEAESGAELMVDETFSEELAFTVGQKIGALHAASPAGEMDDTLPALPDPRLLHALPLATYNELSFAELEAWRLMQQDAALREGLENLRKWEDEAPRVPSHCDFRVDQLLLVDGGTPVIADWEEFRLADPARDVGAFAGEWLYRSVLDIVTNRGDGDVQFPDVELTHEQVLSRGAEKIERLLPLIRQFWRGYLTRRAADPGFGARATAFAGWHLLDRLVAGAAQAQRLSGIERAAAGIGRGALITPHRFAIVLGFEAAS; encoded by the coding sequence GTGGATCTGGACGCGTTCCCCGAAGTGGATGCCCTGCTCAACCGGCTGGGCTTCGGCGCCTTCGACCGTACTTCGGTGTCCGCGCCCGTGGGTCGGAACCACGCATGGTCCGGGCGTACCGCGAGCGGCCGCCGGGTGTTCGTGAAACACCTTGTCGGGGCCGAGCCGGATATCCGGGCCCGGATGCGGCGGATGCTGGCATTCGAGCATTTCGTCGGGACCGTCTCCGAGCTGACCGGCCACGTTCCGGCGCTGCTCGGCCACGACGAGGACGCGGGGCTGGTGGCCTTCGAGCACATCGAGGCCGAGAGCGGTGCCGAGCTGATGGTCGACGAGACCTTCAGCGAGGAACTGGCCTTCACCGTGGGGCAGAAGATCGGCGCGCTGCACGCCGCCTCCCCGGCCGGCGAGATGGACGACACCCTGCCCGCACTGCCGGACCCGCGCCTGCTCCATGCGCTTCCCCTGGCCACCTACAACGAACTCAGCTTCGCCGAGCTGGAGGCGTGGCGGCTCATGCAGCAGGACGCCGCGCTCCGCGAGGGCCTGGAGAACCTGCGGAAGTGGGAGGACGAGGCTCCCCGCGTCCCCTCCCACTGCGACTTCCGGGTGGACCAACTCCTCCTGGTGGACGGCGGAACTCCCGTCATCGCGGACTGGGAGGAGTTCCGCCTCGCGGATCCGGCCCGTGATGTCGGTGCCTTCGCTGGTGAATGGCTCTACCGCTCGGTTCTCGACATCGTCACCAATCGGGGCGACGGTGATGTGCAGTTCCCCGATGTCGAGCTGACCCATGAGCAGGTCCTCTCGCGCGGGGCCGAGAAGATCGAGCGCCTGCTCCCCCTCATTCGTCAATTCTGGCGCGGCTATCTGACGCGGCGCGCCGCCGACCCGGGATTCGGCGCGCGGGCCACGGCATTCGCCGGCTGGCATCTGCTCGATCGACTGGTCGCCGGTGCCGCTCAGGCCCAGCGGCTGTCCGGAATCGAGCGAGCCGCCGCGGGAATCGGCCGTGGCGCGCTGATCACCCCGCACAGGTTCGCCATCGTTCTCGGATTTGAGGCAGCGTCATGA
- a CDS encoding response regulator translates to MTLILIVNDDPLLRAGLRMIIESANDLEAQIAGGAEALAEARRCRPDVVLLDIRMGATNGFALLKDLLELPNPPRVAVLSSPAAGKSVLTALRIGAAGCLLKDTGPEELLTSVRALAVGNTVLSTLAASLLMAELEEEVEHSDASLEARRMTASLSAREHEVLTMIAEGLSNADIGRRLTLGTGTVKDCVSDIFNKLGVVNRVQAAVIAYRARLPMGVPPTTSAA, encoded by the coding sequence GTGACCCTCATTCTCATCGTCAATGACGATCCTCTGCTGCGGGCCGGACTTCGGATGATCATCGAGTCGGCCAACGACCTTGAGGCCCAGATCGCGGGCGGAGCCGAGGCCCTCGCCGAGGCGCGGCGCTGCCGCCCCGACGTCGTCCTGCTCGACATCCGGATGGGGGCCACGAACGGCTTCGCACTGCTCAAAGACCTGCTGGAGCTGCCCAACCCGCCCCGTGTGGCGGTACTGTCCTCGCCCGCCGCCGGCAAGTCCGTTCTCACCGCCTTGCGTATCGGGGCAGCGGGCTGCCTGCTGAAGGACACCGGCCCCGAGGAGCTGCTGACGTCGGTACGTGCGCTCGCTGTCGGCAATACCGTGCTGTCCACCCTTGCCGCTTCCCTCCTGATGGCGGAACTGGAGGAAGAAGTGGAGCACTCCGACGCCTCGTTGGAGGCCCGCCGGATGACCGCGTCGCTGAGCGCGCGGGAGCACGAGGTGCTGACCATGATCGCCGAGGGGTTGTCCAACGCCGACATAGGGCGCCGGCTCACGCTGGGCACCGGGACGGTCAAGGACTGCGTCAGCGACATCTTCAACAAGCTCGGGGTCGTCAACCGCGTACAGGCGGCGGTGATCGCCTATCGGGCGCGGCTGCCCATGGGCGTTCCCCCGACGACCAGCGCTGCTTGA